A window from Kovacikia minuta CCNUW1 encodes these proteins:
- a CDS encoding Eco57I restriction-modification methylase domain-containing protein, which translates to MLVFFDETNSERKTQLNREIKSLIQTLTGRADTFDFRIYFSEVFRKNHGFDVVIGNPPYVRQEQIKHLKDQLEKRYECYTGTADLYIFFYERGLNLLREHGVLTYISSNKWFRAAYGKKLRQFITRETQLQQIIDFGDAPVFAAIAYPTIVITQKGKPETQTFHALNWEMGQSISQFETVVQSQSFTMPQQVLTAEGWQFADTTALNLLEKLRQAGTPLGEYVQNRFYYGIKTGFNEAFVVDRPTRDRLIAEHPSSAEVLKPFLRGRDVKRWSVDYADLYLIKIESSENKQHPWTGKAKSEAEQVFAQTYPAIHNRFSQAELRETLIKRSDQGRFFWELRSCVYWQEFERSKIIYPDIYEHQSFAVDINNFFSGNTCYFIPTNELWLCGLLNSKIIEWFYRNISNSVRGGYLRAFSNYIKQIPIPPASDRDKAEIQALVGYVLYLTAQLKDIPSYGENLMTVADDKLMLSYFEQIIDAVVMELYLPNELHTHDKYFMRHLLQENLPSLDKIKNDKMPTLRSIFQRLFDREHPIREGIFFLDSVPIVRTIRGLKRESPKSHSNISEPSMQSMRST; encoded by the coding sequence TTGCTCGTTTTTTTTGATGAAACCAATTCTGAACGTAAAACGCAGTTAAATCGGGAAATAAAATCTCTGATTCAAACCTTGACAGGTCGTGCTGACACCTTTGATTTTCGGATTTATTTTAGTGAAGTGTTCCGGAAAAATCATGGGTTTGATGTGGTGATTGGCAATCCGCCCTACGTGCGACAGGAACAGATTAAACACCTGAAAGACCAGCTTGAAAAGCGATACGAATGCTATACAGGCACCGCCGATCTGTATATCTTTTTCTATGAACGAGGGCTGAATTTGCTGCGGGAACACGGTGTTTTAACCTACATTTCCTCAAACAAATGGTTCCGAGCCGCCTATGGCAAAAAGTTACGCCAATTCATCACCCGTGAAACCCAACTCCAGCAAATTATTGACTTTGGTGATGCTCCTGTCTTTGCGGCCATTGCCTATCCCACCATTGTCATTACCCAGAAAGGTAAGCCCGAAACCCAAACCTTCCACGCCTTGAACTGGGAAATGGGGCAATCCATCAGCCAATTTGAAACCGTGGTGCAATCCCAATCCTTTACCATGCCCCAACAGGTACTCACCGCCGAGGGCTGGCAGTTTGCCGACACCACCGCCCTGAACCTGCTGGAAAAACTCCGCCAAGCCGGAACACCACTGGGTGAGTATGTGCAGAATCGGTTTTATTACGGGATTAAAACAGGTTTCAATGAAGCGTTTGTGGTGGATCGCCCCACCCGCGATCGCCTGATTGCCGAACATCCTTCCTCTGCCGAAGTCCTTAAACCCTTCCTGCGCGGACGCGATGTAAAACGGTGGTCTGTAGACTATGCTGATTTATATCTGATTAAAATTGAATCTTCAGAGAATAAGCAACATCCTTGGACTGGTAAAGCTAAGTCAGAAGCTGAACAAGTTTTTGCTCAAACCTATCCTGCAATTCATAATCGCTTTTCTCAAGCTGAATTAAGAGAAACATTAATTAAAAGATCCGATCAGGGTAGATTTTTCTGGGAACTTCGCTCTTGTGTCTACTGGCAAGAGTTTGAGCGATCGAAGATTATTTATCCAGATATTTATGAACATCAAAGTTTTGCCGTTGATATTAATAATTTTTTCTCTGGAAATACTTGTTATTTTATCCCTACAAATGAGTTATGGCTGTGCGGATTATTAAATTCTAAAATTATTGAGTGGTTTTATAGGAATATTTCCAATAGTGTTCGGGGCGGTTATTTAAGAGCATTCAGCAACTATATAAAGCAAATCCCCATTCCCCCAGCCTCCGATCGCGATAAGGCAGAAATTCAAGCCTTAGTTGGCTATGTTCTTTATCTCACCGCACAGCTCAAAGATATTCCCAGTTATGGTGAAAACCTAATGACAGTTGCCGATGACAAACTGATGCTGAGCTACTTTGAGCAAATCATTGATGCGGTTGTGATGGAGCTATATTTGCCCAATGAACTTCACACTCATGATAAATATTTCATGCGTCATCTACTGCAAGAAAATTTGCCTAGCTTAGATAAAATTAAAAATGATAAAATGCCAACCCTCCGATCAATTTTTCAACGTTTATTTGATCGGGAACATCCGATTAGAGAGGGAATTTTTTTCTTGGATAGTGTTCCTATTGTGCGAACCATCCGAGGGCTGAAACGAGAATCACCAAAATCTCACTCAAACATTTCCGAGCCTTCTATGCAGAGCATGAGATCGACTTAG
- a CDS encoding AAA family ATPase — MDLGKKGRNLLIYGENGSGKSSLLKAIELFIDSHV, encoded by the coding sequence ATCGACTTAGGGAAAAAAGGTCGAAACCTACTGATTTATGGAGAAAATGGCAGCGGCAAGTCCTCCTTACTCAAAGCGATCGAACTATTTATCGACTCCCATGTGTAA
- a CDS encoding IS30 family transposase, whose protein sequence is MSYTQLSADERLELYRLRQRGDLSLRAIAIRMGRSHSTISRELKRNQSSEQIYLPDLAQAQQHVRRQQSKQPFVGISEGCLARVKAQLRQYHSPQQIAGSLKLKGLEWVSHETIYQMIYHNYADMGAYRGYLRHSHIRRQHRSAKRQKRGLIPNRVGIEHRPVIAEQKSEIGHWEGDTIVGGNHLGAIATHVDKASKFLVARVMKDRTAGEMNRVSIAAFESIPKERRKTMTFDNGKEFSKHEQLTARLGVQCYFANPYHSWERGLNEHTNGLIRQFFPKGTNFRIVKQDEVDQVVELINHRPRQSLGYRTPHEVFWGQSGDGALQI, encoded by the coding sequence ATGAGCTATACGCAGCTTAGCGCAGATGAGCGCCTGGAACTCTATCGATTGAGACAAAGGGGTGATTTGTCCCTGCGGGCAATTGCCATTCGAATGGGACGTTCCCACAGCACCATTTCTCGTGAACTCAAACGCAACCAAAGCTCAGAGCAGATCTATCTACCGGACTTGGCTCAAGCTCAGCAGCACGTTCGTCGGCAGCAGTCCAAGCAACCGTTTGTGGGCATCTCTGAGGGTTGTTTGGCGAGGGTGAAAGCGCAACTTCGGCAGTACCATAGCCCGCAACAGATTGCCGGTTCACTCAAGCTCAAAGGACTGGAGTGGGTGAGCCATGAGACCATCTATCAGATGATTTATCACAACTATGCCGATATGGGTGCCTATCGTGGCTATTTACGGCACTCTCACATCCGACGGCAGCATCGGAGCGCCAAGCGACAGAAACGAGGATTGATTCCCAATCGAGTTGGGATTGAACACAGACCTGTGATTGCAGAACAAAAGAGTGAAATTGGGCATTGGGAAGGCGATACGATCGTCGGGGGTAATCATTTGGGAGCGATTGCGACGCATGTAGACAAAGCCTCAAAGTTTCTGGTTGCACGAGTGATGAAAGACCGAACAGCAGGGGAGATGAACCGTGTCAGTATTGCAGCGTTTGAGTCGATTCCAAAAGAGCGACGTAAGACGATGACGTTTGATAATGGCAAGGAGTTTAGCAAGCATGAGCAACTAACAGCGAGGTTGGGAGTGCAATGTTATTTTGCCAATCCATATCATTCTTGGGAACGTGGGTTGAATGAGCATACGAATGGATTGATTCGACAGTTTTTCCCAAAAGGAACGAATTTTAGAATCGTCAAGCAAGATGAAGTCGATCAAGTAGTTGAATTGATTAATCATCGACCGAGACAATCGTTAGGTTATCGAACTCCTCATGAGGTATTCTGGGGTCAGTCAGGTGATGGTGCACTTCAGATTTGA
- a CDS encoding type II toxin-antitoxin system VapC family toxin: MTQPYVIYADVCCLNRPLDDLQQSRVKLEAEAMLSILQRCEDREWSLLSSDAIRFEIARNTDSSKQEQLEAILSIAQTHLSSTPEIEAHAQELMQLGFKFYDALHLAFAQSASVDIFLTTDDRLLRKAKQYPEIVTIPVENPVVWLMKLLQEENTNHETS, from the coding sequence ATGACCCAGCCCTATGTCATTTATGCTGATGTCTGTTGCCTCAACCGCCCACTAGATGATTTGCAACAATCTAGGGTCAAACTGGAAGCTGAAGCCATGCTGTCTATCCTCCAAAGATGCGAAGATCGAGAGTGGTCACTACTCAGCAGTGATGCCATTCGGTTTGAAATCGCCAGAAACACCGATTCATCGAAACAGGAACAGCTAGAAGCCATCTTATCCATTGCTCAAACCCACCTTTCCTCCACTCCAGAAATTGAAGCTCATGCTCAGGAGTTGATGCAGCTAGGATTTAAGTTCTATGATGCCTTGCATCTGGCATTTGCCCAATCAGCGTCCGTCGATATTTTCCTGACCACCGACGATCGCCTGCTGCGAAAAGCCAAGCAGTATCCTGAAATAGTGACTATCCCGGTTGAAAATCCAGTCGTTTGGTTAATGAAACTATTACAAGAGGAAAACACAAACCATGAAACAAGCTGA